A window of the Chloroflexus sp. Y-396-1 genome harbors these coding sequences:
- a CDS encoding 6-phosphofructokinase, with the protein MANKKQRIGVLTSGGDAPGLNAVIRAVVKSASSLGWEVIGINDGFEGLLGQKSYRVLTNADVQGLLPRGGTILRTTNKGHFGPRRSDELSESDPYVRAVRAIEELGLRALITIGGEGTQRIALELYKLGAPVIGVPKTIDNDLAGTDRTFGFDTALQVATDAIDRLHTTAASHNRVMVLEVMGRHTGWIALHAGLAGGADVILIPEIPFSMERVAEKVMMRDQQGSAFSIIVVAEGARPRGGSEMYVAEGRLGGIGHWVGEQLEKLTAKEVRVVVLGHLQRGGSPSPYDRLLSTRYGAAAVQAAARGIYGEMVALRGQDIVTVPLDEACGHLNRVRPHSDLVLCARSLGIVFGDEL; encoded by the coding sequence ATGGCGAACAAGAAGCAGCGGATCGGTGTGCTTACCAGTGGAGGCGATGCACCAGGCCTCAATGCCGTTATCCGTGCAGTCGTCAAGTCGGCGTCTAGTCTCGGTTGGGAAGTGATCGGTATTAATGACGGATTTGAGGGCTTATTAGGCCAAAAAAGCTATCGTGTTCTAACCAACGCAGACGTTCAAGGACTATTGCCACGCGGTGGTACCATTTTACGTACCACCAACAAGGGGCACTTTGGGCCACGACGGAGCGATGAACTTTCTGAATCAGACCCCTATGTGCGCGCCGTCAGAGCCATTGAAGAACTCGGACTGCGAGCGTTGATTACCATTGGTGGCGAAGGAACACAACGCATAGCCCTCGAACTGTATAAATTGGGCGCTCCGGTCATTGGGGTACCAAAAACGATTGATAACGACCTGGCCGGTACCGATCGCACATTCGGCTTCGACACAGCGCTACAAGTCGCTACCGACGCGATTGATCGCCTGCACACGACGGCTGCCAGCCACAATCGGGTGATGGTCCTTGAAGTCATGGGGCGCCATACCGGTTGGATCGCGCTTCACGCTGGATTAGCCGGTGGAGCCGATGTCATTCTCATCCCGGAGATTCCATTCTCGATGGAGCGTGTCGCCGAGAAGGTAATGATGCGTGATCAGCAGGGAAGTGCATTCAGTATTATTGTGGTTGCGGAGGGTGCACGACCGCGCGGTGGGAGTGAAATGTACGTCGCCGAAGGTCGTTTAGGCGGAATCGGGCATTGGGTAGGGGAACAGCTCGAGAAGCTAACAGCTAAAGAGGTGCGGGTCGTTGTGCTTGGACACCTCCAACGTGGAGGTTCACCATCGCCGTATGATCGGCTACTCTCAACCCGTTACGGGGCTGCCGCTGTGCAAGCAGCCGCACGCGGTATCTACGGCGAAATGGTAGCACTCCGTGGTCAAGACATTGTGACGGTGCCGTTAGATGAGGCCTGCGGTCACTTAAACCGGGTACGTCCGCATAGCGATCTGGTACTCTGTGCACGTAGTTTGGGGATCGTGTTTGGTGATGAACTCTGA
- a CDS encoding glutamate mutase L, with amino-acid sequence MADSVQAILAVEIGSLTTRVSLIDQVDGESRLIGQAETLTSRELPYQNVFFAIQEATAQLADLTGRQLLHDGRLLIPRTTTGDGIDAVVVVASAIEPLRVVVAAIASDVSARSALHAICGVPNVVLDVVTLDDVSHQPSHTQSWIERQLEKLLPLSPDVIVLTGGIEGSTVEAMKRLAHLVRLKLSFTEAIKQPLPTVIYAGNTAAASIVHTILSEHNCELISVANVRPTLNQEIVTPLRQALLARYARQLSDLPGLHHLVDSEKGTLRTMVEAQYVMTRFLAERRKQPVLLADVGATTTTLIAAAPDHVSAAIHGVCGTAFGVSNLVCEVSPAAIARWLPFAIEEQELIERVLQRTLRPQTIPVTREDCYLDLAIVREALALGMATLRDEQPALTYSYLVVSGGALIHAPHPGMALLAILDGLQPAYELPGLLLPIHLDSLGLLAVCGGIAARSADAAVSVFDRDLLMNTPLATCIVLQGGNRFGDPIAEVELITVGGGSEQIQVRNGDLLRLPLPIGRYAQVKVRPRASVRVGKAAPGEAVESDPAEVHGSLLGLIIDARGRPLTLPENGAERRRLLWSWLRAVGAEHSDSPYPEPITALPAMPEPVVSSTPVAPKQRRSWFGRRKQVPIPPEMTSSPGDTAPAEAPGDNLDELRQKVTKSARRNWFGRRKS; translated from the coding sequence ATGGCAGACAGTGTGCAGGCGATACTAGCCGTTGAAATCGGTAGTCTGACGACCAGAGTCTCGCTGATCGACCAAGTTGATGGTGAAAGTCGACTGATCGGTCAAGCTGAAACCCTAACCAGTCGTGAATTGCCATATCAGAATGTGTTCTTTGCGATACAGGAAGCAACTGCGCAATTAGCCGACCTTACCGGTCGTCAATTACTGCACGATGGGCGCTTGCTCATTCCACGAACCACTACTGGCGATGGTATTGATGCAGTAGTAGTTGTTGCTTCTGCAATCGAACCGTTACGAGTCGTCGTGGCGGCGATTGCCTCTGACGTTTCGGCCCGAAGTGCATTGCATGCCATTTGTGGGGTGCCGAATGTCGTGTTAGATGTGGTAACCCTGGATGATGTCTCACATCAACCTAGTCATACGCAGTCATGGATTGAGCGTCAACTTGAGAAGCTACTCCCACTCTCGCCAGACGTGATCGTCTTGACGGGTGGTATTGAGGGCAGCACCGTTGAGGCAATGAAGCGGCTGGCGCATCTGGTTCGTCTCAAGCTCTCCTTCACTGAAGCGATTAAACAACCGTTGCCAACAGTTATTTATGCCGGCAATACAGCCGCAGCATCAATCGTTCACACGATCCTTAGTGAACACAACTGTGAATTGATAAGCGTAGCTAATGTACGACCCACTCTTAACCAAGAGATCGTAACCCCATTACGACAGGCGTTACTGGCTCGTTATGCAAGACAGTTGTCCGATTTGCCCGGCTTACATCATTTGGTAGATTCTGAAAAGGGAACGTTGCGCACGATGGTTGAAGCGCAATATGTGATGACGCGCTTCCTGGCTGAGCGACGAAAACAGCCGGTTTTGTTGGCAGATGTTGGTGCGACAACAACTACGCTGATCGCCGCTGCACCAGATCACGTAAGTGCTGCAATCCATGGGGTTTGTGGCACTGCATTCGGAGTCAGCAACTTGGTATGCGAAGTTAGCCCTGCAGCAATTGCACGCTGGTTGCCATTTGCGATTGAAGAGCAAGAACTGATCGAACGAGTACTTCAGCGGACGTTACGTCCACAAACAATACCGGTAACTCGTGAGGATTGCTACCTTGATCTGGCGATTGTGCGCGAAGCGTTAGCATTGGGAATGGCTACATTGCGCGATGAACAACCAGCCCTGACCTATAGCTATCTCGTAGTTAGCGGTGGTGCGCTGATCCATGCCCCCCATCCTGGGATGGCACTCCTAGCGATCCTCGATGGTTTGCAGCCAGCGTATGAGTTACCGGGTCTGTTGTTACCGATCCATCTCGACAGCCTGGGTCTACTAGCGGTATGTGGCGGAATAGCAGCACGCAGCGCCGACGCAGCCGTATCGGTTTTTGATCGCGATCTGCTGATGAATACGCCATTAGCAACCTGTATTGTGTTACAGGGCGGCAACCGGTTTGGCGATCCGATCGCTGAGGTTGAACTGATCACTGTTGGCGGTGGTAGTGAACAAATCCAGGTACGCAATGGCGATTTGCTCCGACTGCCGTTACCAATTGGTCGTTATGCGCAGGTAAAGGTGCGACCACGAGCCAGTGTGCGCGTAGGAAAGGCTGCACCTGGTGAGGCGGTTGAGAGCGATCCGGCTGAAGTTCACGGCAGCCTGCTTGGCCTAATCATCGATGCACGAGGACGACCACTCACCTTACCAGAGAATGGAGCAGAACGCCGACGACTTCTCTGGTCATGGTTGCGGGCAGTCGGCGCCGAGCACAGCGATAGTCCGTACCCTGAACCCATAACTGCTTTGCCAGCGATGCCAGAACCAGTGGTATCATCCACGCCAGTTGCGCCCAAGCAACGGCGAAGCTGGTTTGGACGCCGGAAACAAGTGCCAATACCACCAGAAATGACCTCATCACCAGGGGATACAGCACCAGCAGAAGCGCCCGGCGACAATCTCGATGAGCTACGCCAGAAGGTTACTAAATCTGCGCGTCGGAATTGGTTCGGTCGGCGCAAATCGTAA
- a CDS encoding N-acetyltransferase produces MTSPLYAPPVSLPVLHIRPDAAVTIRRARVSDVPRLYEIINYYAARGDMLPKTLDQLYNRVRNFNVAEADGEVIGCAALHITWADLAEVVSVAVHPSFQGRGIGRKLIEPLFTEAMELGIPTLFTLTLQVGFFSALGFREIPKLRLPHKIWQDCATCFKQDRCDEVAMIRQLP; encoded by the coding sequence ATGACTAGCCCATTGTACGCACCTCCGGTAAGTTTACCGGTCCTTCACATCCGACCTGACGCTGCGGTTACCATTCGCCGGGCGCGGGTCAGCGATGTCCCACGGCTATACGAAATTATCAACTACTACGCAGCACGTGGCGATATGCTTCCTAAGACGCTCGATCAGCTCTACAATCGAGTGCGTAATTTTAACGTGGCCGAGGCCGATGGTGAAGTGATCGGTTGTGCCGCCTTGCACATTACCTGGGCCGACCTGGCCGAGGTGGTCAGTGTTGCAGTCCATCCGTCGTTCCAAGGTCGTGGCATTGGTCGAAAATTGATCGAACCACTCTTCACCGAAGCAATGGAACTAGGTATTCCTACACTCTTTACACTTACCTTACAGGTTGGTTTTTTCAGCGCGCTGGGATTCCGCGAGATCCCCAAGTTACGGCTACCGCACAAAATCTGGCAAGATTGCGCCACGTGCTTTAAGCAGGATCGCTGCGATGAAGTAGCGATGATTCGGCAGTTGCCGTAG
- the argJ gene encoding bifunctional glutamate N-acetyltransferase/amino-acid acetyltransferase ArgJ — protein sequence MMTFLADGHATSPQGWRAAVAACGIKYANRDDLALLVSDYPATAAAVFTTNAVKAAPVRYDMALMAQGTALRAVVINAGNANACTGADGDAAAVAMAQAVEQTLGLPPHSTFVMSTGTIGVPMPIEKIVRGIAVAAQRLSPEHGLAAARAIMTTDTRPKHCAVTVTLSGGHVITIGGMAKGAGMIHPNMATMLAVVTTDATVPRPVLDQAMRQALEVSFNSISIDGDTSTNDTLLVMANGASNAPPITDLDTPDGAAFCAGLTAVCQHLAHAIVRDGEGATRFVTITVRGAVNDAEAKLAAMTIARSPLVKTALFGADPNWGRVLCAIGYSGATVDPDRVVLSFGGMRVLENGLPLPFDEQAAHQLLDVAEITIDADLGLGEGKATVWTCDFSYDYVRINAEYRT from the coding sequence ATGATGACATTTCTTGCTGACGGCCACGCCACCAGCCCACAAGGCTGGCGCGCCGCAGTAGCGGCCTGCGGGATTAAATATGCCAATCGTGATGATCTGGCCCTACTGGTCAGCGACTATCCGGCGACAGCAGCCGCTGTGTTTACCACCAACGCAGTGAAAGCCGCACCGGTACGCTACGATATGGCGCTTATGGCACAAGGTACCGCTCTGCGGGCAGTTGTGATCAACGCCGGTAATGCCAATGCCTGTACTGGCGCCGATGGCGATGCTGCGGCTGTTGCAATGGCCCAGGCCGTCGAACAGACGTTGGGCCTCCCACCACATAGCACATTTGTTATGTCAACTGGAACAATCGGTGTCCCCATGCCGATAGAGAAGATTGTGCGCGGGATCGCGGTTGCGGCCCAGCGGCTAAGTCCTGAGCACGGACTGGCTGCGGCACGTGCCATCATGACAACCGATACCCGACCAAAACATTGCGCCGTGACTGTGACTCTTTCTGGTGGTCACGTCATTACCATTGGAGGGATGGCCAAAGGTGCTGGGATGATCCATCCCAATATGGCAACCATGCTGGCCGTTGTCACCACTGATGCGACCGTACCACGGCCAGTCCTCGATCAGGCGATGCGGCAGGCGCTAGAGGTGAGTTTCAACAGCATCAGTATTGACGGCGATACCAGTACGAACGATACGTTGCTCGTCATGGCGAACGGAGCGAGTAATGCACCGCCAATTACCGATCTCGATACTCCCGACGGTGCTGCTTTTTGTGCCGGTCTGACTGCGGTTTGTCAACACCTAGCCCATGCCATTGTTCGTGATGGTGAAGGAGCAACCCGTTTTGTCACAATTACGGTGCGTGGGGCAGTCAACGATGCCGAAGCTAAACTGGCAGCAATGACAATTGCTCGTTCGCCTCTGGTGAAGACGGCGTTGTTTGGCGCTGATCCCAATTGGGGACGAGTATTGTGCGCAATAGGTTATTCAGGGGCCACCGTTGATCCTGATCGAGTCGTGCTCTCGTTTGGTGGTATGCGGGTGTTGGAAAACGGTTTACCGTTACCATTCGACGAGCAGGCTGCCCACCAGTTGCTCGATGTGGCCGAGATTACGATCGATGCCGATCTCGGCCTTGGCGAGGGGAAGGCAACGGTGTGGACGTGTGATTTTAGCTACGACTACGTGCGGATCAATGCTGAATACCGCACCTGA
- a CDS encoding SRPBCC family protein: MIRYEIAATTVTTAPPERVLAVLDDFGNWPRWMPSLERVRIELPPNERPRTGYRFKLHGMFVHAEMEVIDYTPLSRATRFRISFPPFQGINRCRLVPLEDGRYRIERLDQLELPDLVAHLIDATQRKRFEKLALEFLQALRREVEQTPHAAVSSTPPTGRSD, encoded by the coding sequence ATGATTCGTTACGAAATTGCTGCCACGACGGTAACAACTGCACCGCCAGAGCGCGTGCTGGCGGTGCTCGACGATTTTGGTAACTGGCCGCGTTGGATGCCATCGTTAGAACGAGTACGGATTGAGTTACCACCGAATGAACGACCGCGCACCGGCTATCGCTTCAAATTGCATGGCATGTTTGTCCATGCCGAGATGGAAGTGATTGACTATACGCCACTCAGCCGGGCAACGCGCTTTCGCATTAGTTTTCCGCCTTTTCAGGGTATTAATCGCTGTCGGCTGGTACCGCTAGAGGATGGTCGGTATCGGATTGAGCGTCTAGATCAGTTGGAATTGCCCGATCTGGTGGCCCATCTGATTGATGCAACCCAACGTAAACGGTTTGAAAAGCTGGCGCTTGAATTTCTTCAGGCTTTGCGACGTGAAGTTGAACAAACACCACATGCAGCCGTCTCATCCACTCCACCAACTGGCCGATCAGATTGA
- a CDS encoding E3 binding domain-containing protein — MQDQIIDMPKALGEARLLKWLVQVGDTITPTTPLARVLTDDAEWVIPARWSGVVVEHLVREGESIPAGRALARCTATPRLRATPLARRVAAMLGIDLTKLTGSGPAGRIGRADVIRAAGLSIATPVSLPTPQPETSVIVTRHTVPAPTAAHGAETAVITSSVTVPGVTFSDLIPVASVTVAIDLQLLLQRCAGQSAMFAAYSLQSSPLSALIATAASIFPLHPLINATWSDTAIVIRHRYHVAAGLPNGRWVLIRDAGDLTERGIARALNRENHDLQSATCAVAVTADWWRLMPPLPGTAAAITLSEARLQPVALTETSLQIGAVAQLSVCYDARILDHPTVMAFLTDLCDRLGCRTV; from the coding sequence ATGCAGGATCAGATTATCGATATGCCTAAAGCGTTAGGTGAGGCGCGCTTGCTGAAATGGCTGGTGCAGGTGGGCGACACAATCACGCCAACAACTCCGTTGGCGCGTGTACTAACGGACGATGCCGAATGGGTGATACCGGCTCGATGGAGCGGTGTGGTGGTTGAGCATCTAGTTAGGGAGGGTGAATCTATTCCGGCCGGTAGGGCGCTAGCACGCTGTACGGCAACGCCGCGGCTCCGGGCTACACCACTCGCCCGCCGCGTGGCAGCAATGTTGGGTATCGATCTGACAAAACTGACCGGCAGTGGCCCGGCCGGTCGTATCGGGCGTGCCGATGTAATCAGAGCAGCCGGACTATCCATCGCTACACCCGTTTCTCTCCCGACCCCTCAACCGGAGACATCAGTTATCGTAACTCGGCATACCGTACCGGCGCCCACTGCTGCGCATGGCGCAGAAACAGCAGTGATTACCTCTTCGGTGACCGTACCAGGAGTTACTTTCTCGGATCTGATCCCGGTAGCCAGTGTAACTGTCGCCATTGATCTACAACTGTTGCTGCAACGTTGTGCCGGGCAGTCGGCAATGTTTGCCGCGTATAGCCTGCAATCCTCCCCACTGAGCGCGCTGATCGCCACCGCGGCCAGCATCTTTCCGCTTCATCCACTGATCAATGCAACCTGGAGTGATACAGCTATTGTTATCCGTCACCGGTATCACGTAGCCGCTGGCCTCCCTAACGGACGGTGGGTGCTTATTCGTGATGCCGGTGATCTTACTGAACGTGGGATTGCACGAGCACTCAACCGTGAAAATCACGATCTGCAATCAGCAACCTGCGCCGTTGCCGTGACCGCCGATTGGTGGCGTCTGATGCCACCTCTACCAGGAACAGCAGCAGCGATCACGCTGAGCGAGGCGCGTTTGCAACCGGTTGCCCTGACCGAGACAAGTTTGCAAATCGGTGCTGTTGCCCAGCTCAGTGTATGCTATGATGCACGAATTCTCGATCATCCTACCGTCATGGCTTTCCTCACCGATCTGTGTGACCGGCTTGGATGTCGGACTGTCTAG
- a CDS encoding DUF6754 domain-containing protein — protein sequence MTVPAIFFIIILVLVVALIWLHYARVQAGRVPERRPFPALEVLQAALARSAETGRPVHLSPGASTIGAGEGQRASTAELLAGLNVIGRAAEQAAAGGASIVVSSADAVAHLALRGMVRQSYRSFGQEQSFNARQIELWAHGDAMAYTAAVAAIYDRIPLEASLLAGAFGQEALLATETGVERMLPQVLGSTHPSALGLMAITTPYILIGEEIYAAEAYLTSTSIPQARLLTHDALRTVVIWLMLIAFGYGFIRIAFGWPVLAGW from the coding sequence ATGACCGTGCCAGCAATCTTCTTCATTATTATTCTCGTTCTGGTCGTTGCACTGATCTGGCTTCATTATGCCCGTGTACAGGCTGGTCGTGTACCAGAACGACGGCCGTTTCCTGCACTAGAGGTACTGCAAGCAGCACTTGCCCGCAGTGCAGAGACCGGAAGACCGGTTCATCTCTCACCTGGCGCTAGCACGATTGGGGCTGGTGAAGGACAACGGGCCAGCACTGCTGAGTTGCTGGCCGGCTTGAACGTTATTGGACGAGCAGCCGAACAAGCTGCTGCTGGCGGGGCTTCTATCGTCGTTAGTTCGGCTGATGCGGTTGCACATCTGGCGTTACGAGGGATGGTACGCCAGTCGTACCGATCGTTTGGGCAGGAGCAGTCGTTTAATGCGCGTCAGATTGAGCTGTGGGCGCATGGCGATGCGATGGCTTATACGGCTGCTGTGGCAGCCATTTATGATCGAATTCCCTTGGAGGCCAGTTTACTGGCCGGCGCTTTTGGTCAGGAGGCATTATTAGCTACCGAGACCGGTGTTGAACGTATGCTACCGCAGGTTTTGGGGAGTACTCATCCATCAGCATTGGGCTTGATGGCAATCACCACTCCCTATATATTGATAGGGGAAGAGATTTACGCTGCTGAAGCATACCTAACTTCTACTTCAATACCCCAGGCTCGTCTGTTAACCCACGATGCACTACGCACCGTGGTTATCTGGCTAATGCTGATCGCTTTTGGGTATGGTTTCATTCGCATCGCCTTCGGATGGCCTGTCTTAGCGGGATGGTGA
- the argH gene encoding argininosuccinate lyase, with translation MEHRLWGGRFSEPTAAEMRRFNDSFHFDVRLAEVDIAGSIAWAGALAQAGLINETEHADLVRGLEQVRAEFANGTFVAAEGDEDIHTAVERRLRELIGDAALKLHTGRSRNDQVATDMRLYTIGIARQLNHRLRDLQLALLSQAEQHTATVMPGYTHLQRAQPITFGHWCLAYVEMFARDRSRLENATRRMRVLPLGAGALAGNSLGIERERLTELLDEFDELAANSLDAVSDRDFVAEILFDCALIGVHLSRLAEDIILYASAEFGFLELADAYSTGSSLMPQKKNPDSMELLRGKSGRLLGNLVALLTVLKGLPLTYNKDMQEDKEPLFDSFDTLDLGLQIAAAAIATMKVKPERMAAALDDAMLATDLADELVRRGIPFRLAHSKVGRLVQRALALGVSLRHLPLSEYQAIEPTLDASIYAVFDMARSVAQKSSYGGTAPQRVREQCARWRELLMQND, from the coding sequence ATGGAACACCGGCTCTGGGGAGGACGGTTTAGCGAACCTACGGCGGCAGAGATGCGCCGCTTCAACGACTCATTCCATTTTGACGTGCGTCTGGCCGAGGTTGATATTGCCGGTAGCATTGCCTGGGCCGGTGCACTGGCACAAGCTGGTCTCATCAACGAGACCGAACACGCTGATCTTGTCCGTGGTTTAGAACAGGTGCGAGCCGAATTCGCAAACGGTACATTCGTGGCCGCAGAAGGTGATGAGGACATTCACACCGCTGTCGAACGTCGGTTGCGTGAACTGATTGGCGATGCGGCGCTTAAGCTTCATACCGGGCGTTCGCGTAACGATCAAGTCGCTACCGATATGCGTCTCTACACCATCGGGATTGCCCGTCAGCTTAACCACCGTTTGCGTGATCTGCAACTAGCGCTCTTGTCGCAAGCCGAACAGCATACTGCGACGGTTATGCCAGGCTATACCCATTTGCAGCGCGCCCAACCGATCACGTTCGGGCATTGGTGCCTGGCTTATGTTGAGATGTTTGCCCGTGATCGGAGCCGACTTGAGAATGCGACTCGTCGCATGCGTGTGCTCCCGCTCGGCGCAGGCGCTCTGGCCGGCAATTCGCTTGGAATCGAACGTGAGCGGCTTACCGAATTACTCGATGAATTTGATGAATTAGCGGCAAACTCGCTTGATGCTGTCAGTGATCGGGATTTCGTTGCCGAAATCCTCTTCGATTGTGCTCTAATCGGTGTCCATCTCAGTCGGTTGGCCGAAGATATTATTCTCTATGCCAGCGCCGAATTTGGCTTTCTCGAACTGGCCGATGCCTACAGTACAGGCTCAAGTCTGATGCCACAAAAGAAAAATCCCGATAGTATGGAGTTGTTACGCGGTAAGAGTGGTCGCCTGTTGGGAAACCTCGTAGCATTGCTTACGGTATTGAAGGGATTGCCGCTGACCTACAACAAAGACATGCAAGAAGACAAGGAACCACTCTTCGATAGCTTTGATACACTCGATCTAGGGCTACAAATAGCAGCAGCGGCCATTGCGACAATGAAGGTGAAACCCGAACGAATGGCAGCAGCCCTCGATGATGCGATGCTAGCTACCGATCTGGCCGATGAACTGGTACGTCGAGGCATTCCATTTCGGCTGGCGCATAGCAAGGTAGGACGATTGGTGCAGCGGGCATTGGCACTCGGCGTAAGCTTGCGCCACTTGCCACTCTCTGAGTATCAGGCCATCGAACCTACTCTCGATGCGAGTATCTACGCGGTATTCGACATGGCGCGTAGTGTAGCCCAAAAATCGAGTTACGGCGGCACCGCCCCCCAGCGAGTACGTGAGCAATGCGCACGCTGGCGCGAATTGTTAATGCAGAACGATTGA
- a CDS encoding histidine phosphatase family protein — MTHLYLIRHGESVANVKPIVAGMKGDAGLTERGIEQAKRLRDRLATSGEIKADVLISSTLPRARQTAEIIQPALGIPIIFDDEVQELKVGEADGMTNQEAWAKFGVPDFDRYPLRPLAPGGESWGDFTLRVSRALTRITTEYEGKTIVVVCHGGVIDCSFIHFFRMPSLVVPPIDFHTRNTSITWWERVHRRHQQLWRLNAYNDIAHLQGIGVVESVRWEDTHPAAPVPTEE, encoded by the coding sequence ATGACCCACTTATACCTGATCCGCCACGGCGAATCGGTCGCCAATGTGAAACCAATTGTAGCCGGAATGAAAGGTGATGCCGGTCTTACCGAGCGCGGTATCGAGCAGGCCAAGCGTCTGCGTGATCGTCTGGCAACCAGCGGTGAGATCAAAGCCGATGTGCTGATTTCATCAACATTGCCCCGCGCCCGCCAAACTGCCGAGATTATTCAACCAGCCCTGGGAATTCCAATCATCTTTGATGATGAAGTACAGGAATTGAAGGTCGGTGAAGCCGATGGCATGACAAACCAGGAGGCATGGGCTAAGTTCGGCGTTCCCGATTTTGACCGTTACCCATTACGACCACTTGCTCCCGGCGGTGAAAGCTGGGGAGACTTCACCCTGCGCGTCAGTCGTGCCCTTACCCGCATTACCACAGAATACGAAGGAAAAACAATCGTTGTTGTCTGTCATGGCGGCGTGATTGATTGTTCGTTCATCCACTTTTTCCGAATGCCAAGCCTGGTGGTACCACCGATTGATTTTCATACCCGCAACACCAGTATTACCTGGTGGGAACGGGTACATCGGCGTCATCAACAGCTCTGGCGGCTCAACGCATATAATGATATTGCTCATCTGCAAGGTATTGGCGTGGTTGAGTCGGTCCGCTGGGAAGACACCCATCCCGCTGCACCGGTACCAACCGAGGAGTAG